A region of the Lachancea thermotolerans CBS 6340 chromosome E complete sequence genome:
TTTAACGCGCCCCGGCCTTCGACGGATGCTTCGCTGTCGTCGTTCCTGAACATAACAGAGGGGCAGAACCAAAACGCGGGGCCGGGCCCTTCCCAGTCACTGCAGCAGTCGCAGCAGCGGCCGCTAAACCATCTACAACAGTCACAACAGCAGCCACAATCACAGCAGGCGCAGGCCCAGCAGGGATCAAGCCAAGCTCCGCGCCCTGACTTTGGGCCGTATAGCAGGGGGTATTCCATcatcagcaacttctggcCTGGCAGCTCTTCTGCAGGCCCAAACCACGGCCCTCCTGCGCCTCACGAAGCAGGTGGTCAGTTTACCACTACGCGGCGCCAGAGCGAACAACTGGAACCATTCATGCCTCGCTTCAAAACACCAAGCTTTTCCTCGGGAAGATCGGGATCGAACCAAATGCAACAGCCGCCGGTGCCTCCGCCTAGCGGCCGAGGCAGTGACTTGTTGATACCGGGGTCCAAGCGGAACTCTATTTTCTTCGGTGGTACTGACCCGTCAGATATAGACTTTTTTAACCCGGGCAAGCGAGATTCTCAAGTAATGATGAGGCCACCACATATCCTGCCGCAACGGAATAGTTCTTCGGGAATTCTTGGAATTCCCCGCACTGGAAACAGCTTGAACGGAACTGGTACAGGAGACGCCGGTGTCCCCCCTCCAGCAGGCGATTCAGATTTAGATGCTATATTCAACCAGGGCTTGAATTCTCGCAAAAACTCTATGAAGTTTTCTGCAGATGACTTCGACTTCGACTTCAAAAGACGCGATTCTTCTTTAAGAGGTACTTTAGACAATAACGCTTACGTGCCGTCGGCTCCGCTAATACCTAACAGTGCCAAGCCAACCGGTATGAACGATCTTAATGCTAAGAAAAATAGTGGTAGGGACTCACCGACACATAAGGCTGCCGATGAAGATGTCGAGGCTCGTATTCATAAGCACTTGACTCCAATGCTCCAAGGAGATAACAACGAAGCTACACTTAAACATGAAGACGACGGGTCAAAAAAGAGGCGTAAAGTCGATGAAAAGCCATCAACAGAAAAATCAGATTCAATGAAAAACCTGATGAATTACCTCGAGCCCAGGGACCCACTATTGGTATCAGATGACGGCAGGCCGCTTCTCGGTGCAACAAAGGTGGACCAATTAATGCTCATGATTCAAGCCCGCAAAAAAGGTGTAACTGATCGCATCCCTCGTAGTGCTGACGGGTCGTTACTCTTGGAGGATGCGCCTTCCATTATTCCACCTGCCAGTGAATTAGTTGGTGGCGTTGAAAAACCCAAGGCCCGCGGAGCCAAGCAACACGAATGCCCTTACTGCCATAAGTGTTTCACCCAATCAACGCACTTGGAAGTGCATGTTAGGTCTCATATTGGATATAAACCGTTTCAATGTGAGTATTGTGGAAAACGCTTTACACAAGGTGGCAATCTTCGGACTCATGTCCGTTTACATACAGGCGAGAAGCCTTATGAGTGTGAAAAATGCGGCCGAAGGTTTTCTAGGAAGGGAAACCTAGCCGCTCATAGACTAACTCatgaaaatttgaaaccttttcaCTGTAAGCTCGATGGCTGCAACAAGAGCTTTACGCAATTAGGAAACATGAAGGCGCACCAAAATCGCTTCCATTTACAAACCCTAAACGAACTCACGCAAAGATTAGCCGAGATGGACCCTAACGAGAACATAGCGCCAGcagagaaagagcttcttgattATTTTGCTGACCTCTATAAGAACTCCAACAGGGGTATCAAAGGTAGAGGTAAAGGGAACACGCGGGTAGCTCCTGCCGTAATAGCGCCTACTATGAAAACTCCTCAGGATGCGCCCACAAACCAAAGTCTGACCAAGGTTCGAAACCAAGACGCCTCATTAGTAGCTGCTAAGGCTTTAGACCCAACCAAACCTTTGCATCCTGCATCTCACTCTGATCTAACCTATAATATGTGCGCGCCTAGAAATGATGGGAACGCTCCCATTCCTCAAGAGCCTAGATCCGATCCCGCTAGTACTGCATCAGTCCCAGAAACTAACGAGTTCACGTTCGCTTTGGATCAAGATATGAAAGTTGAGCCTAACGCTTCTTTCCACAACAACACCAACGGTAACTCAGATGTGCATTTCAAAAACGTGTCTTTTCATAGTTGAAGCATCAAGGACTAAACAGGCAATAAGCAATAACACAGGAGAACGGCTCACCAAACTAATACTCTCGACGAACCCAGTGAGCCGCTTAAAGAGGCTGTTTGTAATATTACAGATTTTTATGTTATATTGATGTTGTAGTTGATATTCGGGGGCGACGCGTCAAATTAATGTGACACGAAATTTTTATGCATCATGATTTGAATTAAAGACCCAATAGGAGCTCGTAAAGAGCATATGAACTCCGATCCGTGACTCTAGCCAACAACCCAACTTCAAACAGAGCAGAGAAGAGCAGTAATGAGGATATCCTTAAGCTTGAATGCATTCGTTTCCCCAATATCAGTCACTAGTCGAAAGTCCTTCGAAAAGTTGGACAAGACACCCTCGACTGTCTTCCAGTACTACTATCAACTGCAGCTGAAATCACTCAATAGAAGTGGCCTGCCAGCAGACATATTAGAACCCGTGAACACCGGTCACAATTCTCTGCGAAGGTACGTACGAAAAGAATGGGAGTCGCTTTCgatgtcaaagaagagggTATACCACGCGTTGTATTTCCATTTTATAAAACTCAATTATAAGGAGCTTGCACCGGAAGAATTTGCAAAGCGTTTAGAGCTACCGATTCCAATCTCAAGTGAATATTTGCTTTTCCGCAACAAGTTTAAATTGGAATTCGATAGAATTTGGAAAGAACAGTGCAAAAAAGACCATCACGGGCGCTCTCGTAGAATTTACTTAAGGACTGGCCCTTCTAATTTACTGAAAGCCTCAAGGACCATAAAAGGGACTGAGAGCGGTTTCGATTATGACTCCACAAggcaatttcaagaaatgtgTCGCCAATGCAGGAAAGTATGGCGAGACAAGGTTACCAGCGACCAGAAGGCACAGATGGTCGAAATATTGCAAAAAAACAGGCAAGAATTCAAACTGAAGCTGGAACAGGAGGTGAAAATACTTGATAGCCTTCAGAatgctcttcaaaaatatttggcTGGCCCAAGCGCTAAAATAAGCACAGCGTTAGATTTCGAACGCCCTGTAACACAGTCGCACCACAGCGTAATTGCACTCTTGCTTGCGACTGGGAAGAAGGATTAATTTGGTTTACTTTTATTTTAAGATATAATATATTATAATTATCGCCCTACCAACACCTGAACGTTGAAACTCACGGACTTTGTAAACGTGCCAGCTCCCGCTTGTTTCGAATCAGGAGGATCAACTAAGGTTGCTTGACACGTTACTTGGCCCTCTTTCTCAAATCCCAAAGATGCAAGAACGCCCCTAATCATTCCACATGGAACGTGAAGAAAGGGCTCTATCAACTTTTGTTCCTGATCGCTAAGATCTTCCTCTAACGTGAAAGGCTCGATCGGCTTGTAGTTGTAATCAAGCAGGTAGAATGTGCCCCGGTGATTGGTTTTCAGATTGTCTATTTGTTTACCGAAGACTTGTTTCCACACGTCTCGACACACAAATTTCATAACGCTCAGTAAATCCATATCTTTAAAGCTCAAATTTGGATTGTTGCTGAAAATAAGCAGTTGTGATAGCTTTTGTCCAAGCTGGAATCCTATATTCTCCAGCCGTGTTTTTATCCTTGTCTGTTGGTCCTGATCAGCTGCTAAGTAATCTTTAAGCAGCTTATGGGATGCATCCCCTTGTTGCGACTCCAAAGCGAGCTTCGAATCCAGCTCAGCCTCCAGTTGACCAGTAGCATCTTCTTTGTGATGTGTTAAGCTCTTTTCGACACTTATAGCTAATGGAACTGCCTCATTTAGCAGCATGCGATATATTGTCTCGTCAACTTTAGGAAGggattcttgaaaaagctggaaTTGCAGCTGCAGCCTCTGATGCTCATTCACTTCAGATGCTAGACCCGAATCTCCCATGAGTTTAAAATAAAGCTTTATAGAATTGTTTCAAAGTAATGTAGGATTACTTCATTTTCTGGATTTCCACAATCATAACGCCTCTCCTATCCACTGATATCAACAAAAAGGAGAACGAAAGGCGTCAATTGCAGTGTGAGACTAACATCAGTTTGAGATGAGTTCCGAGCTGTCAATTGGGAACGAAATCAAGGATGGCCATAAGGAAACATACAAATGGGTCCTAAATAATATTAAATGGCTCTCTGAACTCGAAGCATTTTATAGAGATCGAgcgaagcttgaaaaagagtaCAGCGAAAAGCTAACGCACTTGGCGAAAGAGTACTttggcaagaaaagcgCATCAACCGTTTCACTTTCAGTGGGAGACATGCCAACAACAACGCCTGGCTCTCTAGAAGCCGCATCACTTGTGGCTTGGAACGAGGTGCTGTCACAGACAGAAATGATCTCTAAAGATCACAACCAGCTGTCTCAAGAGTTTGAGTTCCAAGTTGCAGATCAAATTGTGGctctttccaagaagtgTGAACTTTTGCTTACGTCTATCAACGGATTTAATACCGAACTAACCGAGAAGAGGGACAAGGCTTATTCCAATCTTGATAAGGCCAAGAAAACCTATGATGAGAAGTGTGTTCAGATGGAGTCTGCGCGGGCAAAGCAGACGAAGACTTCGAGTGACAAAGCCCGGCGGAAAGCTGACGAGCGAGAACATGAGATGAACATTGCAAAAAACCATTATCTTATTACTATCAGCCAAGCCAATAGAATCAAAGACAAATactattttcaagatgtgcctgaagttcttgatcttctgcAGGACTTACATGAATCCCGCACTCGAGTGATGAATTCAATATGGATTTCTGCAGGCGCAGTGGAGAGAGAGATGAACAAGAGAATAGATTCCAGGCTTACTACTGTTGATTCTGTGGTTAGCCAGAATAAAGCTAACCTTGACACAACCATGTTCGTCAAGCATAACTTGAAAGAGTGGAAAGAACCGCCTGATTTCCAGTATGTTCCATCATCAGTGTGGCACGACGATGAGCACTTTGTTGTCCCCTCCAATATTGAGCTTCAAGACCTGAAAGTGAGATTGGCGAAGGCCCAACAACTTTATGATCAAATGAACTCCTTTTCCCAGTCAGAAATATCAGGCCTAAGCTCTCTgaacaagcaaaaaaagGAGATAAAAGCCCAAGAGAATGTTGACGCTCAGAGTCTCTTAGCATTACTCACAAAATATACAAATGTGGTGTCATCCTACACATCCCATGAAACATTCAAGGTGGAGGCAGAGGTTGAGATCGAAAGTATTCAGAATAATGTCGCAGAAGAACATGATCTCAATACCGAAGATATCGATTTATCAAATTTACGCAAGAAGTCTGGCGTTTTCAACAGATTCAAAAAAAGCCTTACCATTTCTTCTGACAAAAAGTCGACCCACCAGGACGGAGGCGACGCCGTTTCGGTTTTATCGTCAGAATCCAAAGCCAAGCATCACAACAGATTTTCTCTGTTCAAAGGCAGAGACCGTGCTCAAAGTAGTGCATCAGGAGCCTCAGAGGTTACAAGCAGTAACATGAACTCCATTCAGGATTCTTCGGAGCACAATAAGAATCGCGTTTTGTTCcaatatcaaaaacaagacaATGACGAAGTTAGTGTTAGCCCAGGTAATGCTATTAGCTTACTGACCGCCGACTCCGGTAGTGGGTGGACAAGGATCAAAAATGACAGTACTGGAGAGGCAGGGCTCGTCCCAACGTCATATATCGAGATCAACGAAAAACCCCGTTCTAGCGCTCCTCGAGCCCCGCCCCCTAGAAAGTCCGGCAATGCTGCTCGTACAGTTAAGGCGCTTTTTGATTACGAAGCGCAAGGTGATGATGAAATTTCTATCCGTCAAGGGGACTTGATATCTGTTTTAAAAGCTGACGATGGCAGTGGCTGGACTTATGGAGAACTGAATGGTCAAAAAGGACTCTTCCCAACTAACTACTGCCAGTGAAATCTATGCAATAAAAGCTAAACTCAAATCTTGGGATCGTTTAATTCGCAGGTATCGTTGAAATAACGTCGGTTCGGGACTTGAACAAATGCTACTACGGGGATTAGAGTCGGTatggtcacgtgatcacAAATACTCTAGCCTCAGGGTTCAGTGGAGGTCTCAATCTTTCGCTTTAACCTTTTTTTCGGTAGTGCTCGTACACGAAAATTGCAAAAGTCCAGGAAATACTATAAAGGGGCGATGATGTATGATTATTTCGGACCTCACAACCCATAACCGGGGAGCTGAGTTTGCTGTGTGTAACAACTAGACTGTATCCTTCGGAATCAAGCTGTTGAAACGGTTTTCACAGCCCACTAAAATGTCTGCTGCAGAACCTAACCACGGAGTAAGTTCCGGCGAGCGCAATAATCTAACTGGGCAAGGCGCTGAGGACAgacaagctcaacaaggtCTTCCAGGGACCTATGGCCACAGAGCAAACGAAAATGAACCGTTACTTAGAGAAACGCAAGCGAAGCCTTCACATAGGTCCATTGGACAGGTGCCAACGGATGGTCATCTTCCAAATGAGATTGAGGGTTCGCAAGGGAGACAATTCAAAACCCGGCAAAAGTACCGAGTTTTTGTGCAGGATTCAAAAATTATCTTGAATGTGTTAATTTTTATCAACCTTGTGTGGCTGATAACAACCTTTATCATGGActactttttcaatattggATTTTTGCATTTTAGCAAGAGGCTTACGAGTTTCAACGATCTTTGTTTGATCTTTGTTTCCATTGTCGCGAACTCGGTCAACTTGTGGTCGAACCGTGTGGGGCTGTACTCCACTCTGGACCAAGGTCTTAAcgttgttttgtttttcatgACCTTGTTCAACCTCTTTTTAACTCTAATAATAGGCTACACGAGAAGGAGGTTGGGTTTTGTTGGAGCCTTCACTTATATTTGGGCAGCGTTGACCTTTTTTGCGGGTGCTGTGTTGGACTGGTACTTATACTACTACTTCAAGGAGTTTCATGCTGCGGAGGAAGAAATCGAAGAATCTCCTTCCCCAAGTGGCTCAAGGCATACTATGAAAGAGTGGGTGTCAATTGGTGCGCGCAACTTTGTAAAGTGTGCCATTTTCGTCTTCTATGTTTTCTTCACACTAAACACATTGCTATACACAATTGATGTTGGTCGCGTCACCAGAGGTGTCAAGGATGTTTCTGCTAAAGCTTCGGCTTCTTATGATGCTTTCCACTGGGTCGACAAAGAGCACACCTACCAGCTACACATAACTTGTTATGGCGACTTTTCTGCCACAGATGAGGATCGCCAACCTGTAATTCTTTTCGATCATGGCAGTTTAGACACAGCCTTCCTTTCTGCGACCTGGATTCAAGAACTGTATCATCTAAACAGAGTTGAGCGCTACTGCACTTACGAGAGACCAGGATATGGTCTCTCCGACTCTGCCCCTGCCCCCATCTCGATCGCTATGGTCGCGGATGCTTTAAGCTATGCTTTGATCAAAGATGCAAAAATAAAGGGGCCATTCACCACAGTTGGCTACGACATTGGGGGACTTTTTACTCAGGTTTTCACCGCTAAGAACTTGGACAAAGTTGAATCGatgcttcttgttgagtCGTGGCATGAAGACATTTTACTTAAAAACTACCTTCAAAGACTTTTACCTCCAGATAATGACAGCAAAGATCCGGATGACATTAGTAAGCTGCCTATTGAAATTAAGAGGCATAATGGTTTCAAGCTTTGGTGGCAAGGAATTTGGTCCACTCTTGGAATAAAGCTTCAAACTTCATGGCTTCTCGCTCACCACGGCTCGAAGGAGAGAATACTGGGACGCGATATGCAATATCAAGGAAAGTTCATAAGGgccaaatttttggaaagcGTCACAAGCTCTCTATTAAGCTACAAGGATGTTCTCAATAGCaaggagaagttgaaagatGTTAAAACGAGTGTGGCAAGCTCTAATCAACTCATAAAAAAGTCGCCACAGTGGGGTAATTGGCAAAGAGATATTACTAGAATTTCCTCAAAGACTCAAGAGTGGAAAATTCTCAATGGCGGACACGAAGTTTACAAATTCGGCAGTGCTAAGCAAGAGCTCCAGGATGTCCTTCTGAGACTTATTGGAGATAAGGACCGTTATTAAGCAATGAAGAGCTATCCCAAGAGCTTCTGCGATTagttcaagttcagaaTTTTGAGCGAGCTCGTGTAAAGCGCTCGAAGTACATAATTGTCTGTAAGCTTGGCTTATAATTTATGCTAGCCATCTAAAATGAGCCTATTCGTATTATAAAGATAACTAAAAAGCCGTTGCTTACTCGCTCTCCTGAGCCATGTCAATATCCTTAACATCATCCGCCAACACTTCAAAATCGTTCTCATCGCTATCCATATCACTGTCCAGAGAGGCCTCTAAGTCGCAGCTCGACCTACAGTTGGGACATACGAATTGTGGATAAGTAGTCATCACCAGTCTGCGAACGCACTGGTAATGCCAACTATGGGAGCATGGAGATATAAATATAGCCTGACAAGGTTTGATTTTTGATAGACAAATTGAACAGTCCTCCTCTTCAAGACCGCTTGTCATTTTTTGTAAATTCTTGAGTCTTTGCAAGGCTTCACGATTGAATCTCATTGCGCGGCGTTTCCAAGACCTGTTCAATTCGACCCTCATCTTGACGCTCCGGTAAATTTCTTCAGTGCCGCCTCTGAAGTCCAAACCTAGCTGAATGACATCCCCATCTTGTATGGGAGTATCCTTTGACATTGTAGAGGCAGGAGCCAGCCTGTGGTGGTTCAAAAAAGTACCGGACGATGATCTGACGTCTCTGATATACCAGTTGCCCTGCTGGTCAACCTTGAAGCAACCATGCGTCCTCGAAACTACTTTACTTTTGAAGACAACCGGATGAAAATGCTCTGGAATTCTATTAATGGACTCGCGAACTCTTTCTGTGTATCTCCCGATGACCAATTGAGAACATGGACCCGCCGTTCTAACAATTGGTTCGAAATATAAGCCTGGATTCGTTGATGCCGATTGGTCCAAAAAAGGTGTTAATCTTAGGCTGAATAGCCCACTTTTGTCTTTACGAGATTGAATCACTTCCTCGCTAACAGGCTCGGGTATGGCAGCGTTGCGGGGGAGTTCCAAGCCCAGTAAATCCAGGGCAGGCTCCGGCTGATTGTTGCCGTACACAAAGTGGCGCACATGTTTGGGCACCATTTGCGACTCGTTGGGAGTAAGGGTTGAGACCTGCCCAGCTCCCCCGGGACCGTCGTTTTGTCCTAGTGTAAGTGTGATGGGAAGTTCGCTGACGAGATTGTTAACTGAAAGCGGGACCGAACTATTCTGGATCCCTTGGTCAAAGGGCGTAGTCCCTAGCATGTTTGCAGCTGTTGGCGCTCCGTTTTCATCGCGGAGTACACGGTCTCTGTCGCCGTTAacctcgtcgtcgtcaGAGCTCAGCTCCTCGATTGCGTTGGATTCCGCCATGTCCTCGCGTCCCTCGTTGGACCTCGCGAATGTCGCCGAGTTAAAAGGCTCCGTAGCGCGGGAAGGCCCGGTAGCGGCCATGTCTCCGTTGTTATTCAAGGGCTCCGTGGTCCCGGATGAGCCAGCAGGTATGGGTGCCATCCCGGGCCCGTTGGATCCTTGTCTGATGCCCATGGAGTTCAACAGGTTATTGATCGTAGACCCCCGTCTACTTCTAGAGCTTAAGCTATTGCGTGGAGATATGTTGACAACCATTTAAGCGCCTTTTGCTTATATTGTGTTCTTTGTCAGGAGCTAATCGCCTCAACTGAATTTGAGCAGAAGCGCAGCCTTAGACAAGTGGAAAGCTGAACGCCGTTTTTTTCGAAATACCTGCACCACACTTGATGAGTTCCGAGTTTCGAGCCCTGTTGACACTCGAGttatcttcttctttaACCAGAATTTGGCTGCGctcttccaacttcttgacgCTTGTAAATTTGCAAGACAATTTTTTTTAATATCAATCCAATTTTTTGTGGACTGCTTGGCACGtgttttgttgataatCGGAGCGACGCGCTGCTCACATATAAACAAACCAAAACTTCGTGCCATTGGTGCAGATCATTCATGTGAAATGAAGAGCTATAAAAAGAGAAGGTAAAAAGACTTAATGCGCAGCTCTGTAAAATGCGAAGTGGTTGTTAAGCTGCCGAGTAATACTAGCTCTCGGCGGCAGGAAGCCCGCACGCCGGCGGATTTAGCTTTCGATACCACGCAAGAAGGCATTAGTGGCTAATTCGTGAGATTTTGGTCTCTTTCTCATCCTTTTTTAAATAATGAGAAACAGTGCAAGAGTTACAATTGGGAGGGATGGGTATGAAATATCACAGTGGCAACACTTGAAATCGCCGAGTGATGGCTTCAATCTACGCAAATTGTATGATAGATCGGTTCAGCTTATAGGTAGTAGTCAAAGTATGCACAGTGTGTAAAGCGTTAGGAATTGATAAATGGACCTGAACTGTCGACGACAGGCCCAACATCACTTTGTCACCTCCTGGCGCGGACCCCATGAAATTAAAGCGTTTTCCGTCTTTGGCATCATGTACGTACAGATACCGCTTCATTTGACATGCATATAGTTTGGCTTAGGGCCATGAGTGGGCCGAGCGACTGCTGACACAAGGGTACCTCATTACTTAGTGGAGGggaagctcttcgagcaaCTTGGCTTTTCAAGTCCGCAAAAGAACTGTTTCCAAACCTTAAACTGCTTCCTTGACCTTCACGCTTCGATCTAGAGAAATATGGCGCCCATCGCTTGCCAACCCGGACATAAAATGACAGTATTAAGAAAACATTCTCCTGCAAGAAAGGATGTACGCTGCACCATCGTGATTGCTGCACCGAATTTGCATTCGGCAAGGATCGAATACGTGGACGCGTAAGGCAGCTTAAAGCACACATTGGCGGTAAGCGAACTGTTTCGGTAACATTATGTGAAACTGGTGTGAATGCATAACATAATCATGGTACATAGATATTGTAGCCTTTACTACAACCGAGAAGTTTTAGCAGTGACAATTTCGTCGTACAGCAAAGTGGTCAAAAATTCGCTGAACTTCTCGCCTCTGATTTCAGGCAGGAAGTACTTCGCGGCTAGCGCGAACTTGTTAGCGTCGCCAACAGGGCTCTTTTTAGAGAGCTCAGCGACCTGTTCCTCCAGAATGCGCTGTGTGAGGTCCGCAGTAACGACCTCGCCAGTGTCCTGCAATTTGACGCCGTGTTTGACCCATTGGTACAGCTGACAACGCGAGACCTCCGCGGTTGCAGCATCCTCCATCAGGTTGTTGATTGGCACACAGCCGGAGCCACGCAACCACGCCTCCATATATTGCAACCCGATAGACAGGTTCTGTCTAATGCCTGCCGTTGTGACAGCGCCGTTTGGAATGCGTGTGTTGAGAAGATCACTGGCGGCGACGTTCGCGGCAGGGATACTGTGAATTTGGTTGGCAGTGCCCATCTTGTCGAACACTTCGTTGCAGATCGCAGAGAGAGCGGGGTGGGCAACCCAGGAACCGTCGTGGCCCTTGGCCAGCTCGCGCTCCTTGTCGGCGCGGACCTTTGCCATTGCAGCGTCGTTGGCCGCGGTGTCGTTCTTGATTGGGATTTGGGCAGCCATACCGCCCATGGCGTGCACGCCACGGCGGTGGCAGATCTCGATTAAGCGGCGTACATAGGCGTCCATGAAGGGCGCGGTCATGGTCACGTGGTCACGGTCGGGCAGAACGTGAGCGGGGTCGTTGCGGAGGCGCTTGATCACGCTGAAAATGTAGTCCCAGCGACCGCAGTTCAGACCTGCAGAGTGCGCGCGCAGCTCGAAGATGATCTCTTCCATCTGGAAAGCGGCAGGCAGTGTCTCGATCAACACTGTTGCGCGCACCGTTCCACG
Encoded here:
- the MLS1 gene encoding malate synthase MLS1 (highly similar to uniprot|P30952 Saccharomyces cerevisiae YNL117W MLS1 Malate synthase enzyme of the glyoxylate cycle involved in utilization of non-fermentable carbon sources expression is subject to carbon catabolite repression localizes in peroxisomes during growth in oleic acid medium), which codes for MLKRLQAYPYRCSYSAVFARHSLQVTQMLENVQVLVDVDSTPRFAPSKTTVADILTPDALSFVVLLHRTFDERRRQLLRNRQEIQTKLDSGAYKFDFLSETRNIRENPAWQGAVPAPGLAERHSEITGPPLRNMLVNALNAPVSTYMTDFEDSAAPTWDNCVYGQVNLYDAIRDQVAFKTPRKEYTLRDSFASLPTVLVRPRGWHMEEKHVIVDGRPISASLFDFGLYFFHNAHKLVEIGKGPYFYLPKMEHHLEARLWNDVFNVAQDYIGMSRGTVRATVLIETLPAAFQMEEIIFELRAHSAGLNCGRWDYIFSVIKRLRNDPAHVLPDRDHVTMTAPFMDAYVRRLIEICHRRGVHAMGGMAAQIPIKNDTAANDAAMAKVRADKERELAKGHDGSWVAHPALSAICNEVFDKMGTANQIHSIPAANVAASDLLNTRIPNGAVTTAGIRQNLSIGLQYMEAWLRGSGCVPINNLMEDAATAEVSRCQLYQWVKHGVKLQDTGEVVTADLTQRILEEQVAELSKKSPVGDANKFALAAKYFLPEIRGEKFSEFLTTLLYDEIVTAKTSRL
- a CDS encoding KLTH0E09834p (some similarities with uniprot|P53924 Saccharomyces cerevisiae YNL116W DMA2 Protein involved in regulating spindle position and orientation functionally redundant with Dma1p homolog of S. pombe Dma1 and H. sapiens Chfr), whose protein sequence is MVVNISPRNSLSSRSRRGSTINNLLNSMGIRQGSNGPGMAPIPAGSSGTTEPLNNNGDMAATGPSRATEPFNSATFARSNEGREDMAESNAIEELSSDDDEVNGDRDRVLRDENGAPTAANMLGTTPFDQGIQNSSVPLSVNNLVSELPITLTLGQNDGPGGAGQVSTLTPNESQMVPKHVRHFVYGNNQPEPALDLLGLELPRNAAIPEPVSEEVIQSRKDKSGLFSLRLTPFLDQSASTNPGLYFEPIVRTAGPCSQLVIGRYTERVRESINRIPEHFHPVVFKSKVVSRTHGCFKVDQQGNWYIRDVRSSSGTFLNHHRLAPASTMSKDTPIQDGDVIQLGLDFRGGTEEIYRSVKMRVELNRSWKRRAMRFNREALQRLKNLQKMTSGLEEEDCSICLSKIKPCQAIFISPCSHSWHYQCVRRLVMTTYPQFVCPNCRSSCDLEASLDSDMDSDENDFEVLADDVKDIDMAQESE